From Neobacillus sp. PS2-9, the proteins below share one genomic window:
- a CDS encoding aspartate/glutamate racemase family protein encodes MKIIGLVGGMSWESSVEYYRIINEEVKKRLGGLHSAHSIMYSVDFAEIEKCQSKGDWEKAGDILANAAKSLEKSGADFIIICTNTMHKVIDAIQENINIPILHIADATATQIKKNGLKTIGLLGTKYTMEQDFYKSRLESQGLKVLIPPDQEREMINTIIFEELCLGKILPSSRSSIKRAIDYLIENGAEGIILGCTEIGLLIKQKDSPVPLFDTASIHALAAVNKALE; translated from the coding sequence ATGAAAATCATTGGTTTGGTTGGCGGAATGAGCTGGGAGTCTTCTGTCGAGTATTATCGTATCATTAACGAGGAAGTCAAAAAGAGATTAGGTGGATTGCATTCGGCTCATTCCATCATGTACAGTGTTGACTTCGCGGAAATTGAAAAGTGTCAATCTAAAGGAGATTGGGAAAAAGCAGGAGATATATTAGCTAATGCAGCAAAAAGTCTAGAAAAAAGTGGTGCCGACTTTATTATCATTTGTACCAATACCATGCATAAAGTTATAGATGCCATCCAAGAAAACATTAATATCCCAATTTTACATATTGCTGATGCAACGGCTACCCAAATTAAAAAGAATGGGTTGAAGACAATTGGTTTGCTTGGCACCAAGTATACGATGGAGCAGGATTTTTACAAATCACGATTAGAATCCCAAGGATTAAAGGTTCTTATACCACCTGACCAGGAAAGAGAAATGATAAATACCATAATTTTTGAAGAATTATGTTTAGGTAAAATTCTCCCCTCCTCAAGATCTTCAATTAAAAGAGCCATTGATTATCTAATTGAAAACGGAGCCGAAGGAATCATCCTAGGTTGTACGGAAATAGGATTATTAATAAAACAAAAGGATTCTCCTGTGCCATTATTTGACACAGCTTCTATTCACGCTCTTGCTGCGGTTAACAAAGCACTTGAATAA
- a CDS encoding DJ-1/PfpI family protein — protein sequence MKIAIVCFDDFTDIDVFLPWDLLNRVRLVGGLDDWKVQLLGTEPTHISMAGLRIPMTGTISEITLADAVIFASGKGVQELYRNQDYINRLKVNPEKQLIGSMCSGALLLGAKGLLSGKKATTYPTVVEQLKEFNVEVIEQSFVNSGNVSTAAGCFAAQELSAWIIKTLINEEMVDTVLESVQPVGKGLSFI from the coding sequence ATGAAAATAGCAATTGTTTGCTTTGATGATTTTACTGATATAGACGTATTTTTGCCATGGGATTTGCTAAACCGTGTTCGATTAGTAGGTGGATTAGATGATTGGAAGGTCCAGCTATTAGGTACAGAGCCAACCCATATTTCCATGGCTGGATTACGTATTCCCATGACAGGTACGATTTCTGAAATTACTTTGGCAGATGCTGTTATTTTTGCAAGTGGAAAAGGTGTCCAAGAACTGTATAGGAATCAAGATTATATTAATCGTTTAAAAGTAAATCCTGAAAAACAACTGATTGGCTCCATGTGTTCTGGTGCTTTGTTGTTAGGAGCGAAGGGATTACTGTCCGGTAAAAAGGCAACTACATATCCAACAGTGGTTGAACAGCTTAAAGAATTTAATGTGGAAGTGATTGAACAGAGCTTTGTTAACTCTGGTAATGTATCAACAGCAGCAGGCTGTTTTGCTGCTCAAGAGCTTTCCGCATGGATTATCAAGACTCTAATAAATGAAGAAATGGTTGATACTGTTTTAGAATCCGTCCAACCTGTTGGTAAAGGGCTTAGTTTTATTTAG
- a CDS encoding CPBP family intramembrane glutamic endopeptidase: MIFHPGWKKNFIFSFLIGFGFWMVMFGIQFYVGDLEFVGIHDPVNVIMPVVEVFVGYLVGSLINDLIVRGYVINLLKGKIHIVWVFIISILIYALDDYWYAGFSLSNMIFSIILGLSLTLAYYKTGSIWADTGLHYGLNIAYGLFFGLVGNSGSALFIVKETGHETAFSSLLNYIIPALMFIFVLWALKYYSSSSTLSKDNKITFSH, encoded by the coding sequence ATGATATTTCATCCAGGCTGGAAAAAGAACTTTATATTTAGCTTTCTGATAGGTTTTGGATTTTGGATGGTTATGTTCGGCATACAATTTTATGTGGGTGATTTAGAGTTTGTTGGAATTCACGACCCAGTAAATGTAATCATGCCTGTTGTGGAAGTCTTTGTTGGTTATTTAGTTGGCTCACTAATTAATGATTTAATTGTCAGAGGCTATGTTATCAATCTATTAAAAGGAAAGATTCACATTGTCTGGGTATTTATAATAAGTATTTTAATTTATGCACTTGATGATTATTGGTATGCGGGATTCAGCCTCAGCAATATGATCTTTTCAATTATTTTAGGCCTTTCTTTAACTCTTGCATATTATAAAACAGGATCAATATGGGCAGATACAGGGCTCCATTATGGTTTAAATATTGCCTATGGTCTTTTCTTTGGTCTAGTTGGTAATTCCGGGAGTGCTCTTTTTATCGTTAAGGAAACTGGGCACGAAACTGCCTTTTCCAGTCTCCTCAACTATATCATCCCTGCACTGATGTTTATCTTTGTACTATGGGCACTAAAATACTATTCTTCTAGTAGTACATTAAGTAAAGATAATAAAATAACTTTTTCCCATTAA
- a CDS encoding CotG/ExsB N-terminal domain-containing protein → MSEFSSEEIQRAADEVRRGGFGDFMFRGPSRNRRTSSSSRNTTRHSSRHTTRRHTSAKRCTTRRYPTKCFKIKSCWQSSHRSNHQSKSYWNNGNMWKLRVRRR, encoded by the coding sequence ATGAGTGAATTTTCATCAGAGGAAATACAAAGGGCTGCAGATGAGGTAAGACGTGGTGGTTTCGGAGACTTCATGTTTAGAGGACCAAGCCGTAATCGTCGCACTTCATCTTCTAGTCGAAATACTACTCGGCATTCAAGTAGACACACAACCAGAAGGCATACATCTGCTAAACGCTGTACGACAAGAAGATATCCAACCAAATGCTTTAAAATAAAATCTTGTTGGCAGAGTAGCCACCGCAGCAATCATCAATCGAAAAGCTATTGGAATAATGGAAATATGTGGAAATTAAGAGTAAGAAGACGTTAA
- a CDS encoding CotH kinase family protein yields MDEVTKVPEYKLFINPNDLKELKRDLWNDDPVPGRLTIEGKRLEIDLSYRGSHIRDLEKKSYQIAFYKPKAFRGANIIHLNAEYMDPSLIRNKLSFDFFSDIGVLSPKSRHVFFTQNGKSEGVYLEIESVDENFLRRRNLPKGSIFYALDGDANFSLMSELDKETKKSLRLGYEKKCGDRQEDYYLEEMIFNINTLSNSEFERGIQKYVNVDKYLRWIAGVIFTSNYDGFVHNYALYRNGETCLFEIIPWDYDATWGRDVNGKPMEADYVPIDGFNTLTSRILGVDSFRKKYVKLLKEIMSQQFTLDYMVPRVEQLLELIRPYVLRDPYKNKEIEQFDKEMDVIKEYMIGRRNYLKRMMVSIE; encoded by the coding sequence ATGGACGAGGTGACTAAGGTACCTGAGTATAAACTTTTTATTAATCCCAATGACCTAAAGGAACTAAAGAGGGATTTATGGAATGATGATCCTGTACCTGGACGATTAACCATAGAAGGAAAGAGACTAGAGATTGATTTAAGTTATCGGGGGTCTCATATCCGAGATTTGGAGAAAAAGTCCTATCAGATAGCGTTCTATAAACCTAAAGCTTTTAGGGGGGCTAATATTATTCATTTAAATGCAGAGTATATGGACCCCTCACTCATTCGAAATAAATTATCCTTTGATTTCTTTTCAGATATTGGTGTTTTATCACCAAAATCCAGACATGTTTTTTTTACACAAAACGGTAAATCGGAAGGAGTTTACTTGGAAATTGAGTCAGTGGATGAAAATTTCTTACGAAGAAGAAATTTACCGAAAGGCAGCATTTTTTATGCCCTAGATGGTGACGCAAATTTTTCCCTGATGAGTGAATTAGACAAAGAAACCAAAAAATCGTTACGTTTGGGTTATGAGAAAAAATGTGGAGACAGACAAGAAGATTATTACTTAGAAGAAATGATCTTTAATATTAATACATTATCTAATAGTGAATTCGAAAGGGGAATACAAAAATATGTAAATGTAGATAAATATCTACGTTGGATCGCAGGAGTAATCTTCACTTCGAACTATGATGGATTTGTTCATAACTACGCGTTGTATCGAAACGGAGAGACTTGCCTTTTCGAAATCATTCCTTGGGATTATGATGCAACATGGGGAAGGGATGTGAACGGAAAACCGATGGAAGCGGATTATGTTCCAATAGACGGGTTTAATACATTAACGTCAAGAATTTTGGGCGTAGATTCTTTCCGGAAAAAGTATGTAAAATTGCTTAAAGAAATCATGTCACAGCAATTCACATTAGACTATATGGTTCCAAGGGTGGAACAGTTGCTTGAATTGATTAGACCATATGTCTTGAGGGATCCTTATAAAAATAAAGAAATAGAACAATTCGATAAAGAAATGGATGTAATAAAGGAATATATGATTGGAAGAAGGAATTACCTAAAAAGAATGATGGTAAGTATAGAATAA
- a CDS encoding ABC transporter permease subunit, whose protein sequence is MIKKIAYLPVRLLAMLAGFICLLNIPILLVFNVNHKNIEFHFSQYKEYVINNLSWLFQFEQYPYILRFFEDDGMEKYIYTMTILSVSLLVVIVIGLIVSITIMLLPLSVRKRLSGFIDFTTTAPDLLIVFLLQYLVIYLYKTFHIKLFQLYGGNYTEPYFMPIVIVSFVPTIFLVQFLLREFANEEQQDYVLFAIAKGTPLKTIYTKHIIRNIIPLLLIHLRTVIWFLLSSIIVVEYLFNIHGYVDVLRSMYGTRAISFVFGFLLFAVPVIIANIIAKIVMMSKNRKGTSSV, encoded by the coding sequence GTGATTAAAAAGATTGCCTACCTTCCAGTTAGATTACTAGCGATGCTAGCTGGTTTTATCTGTTTATTAAACATTCCCATTCTATTAGTCTTCAATGTAAATCACAAAAACATTGAATTCCATTTTAGCCAATACAAAGAATATGTAATAAACAATTTATCCTGGTTGTTCCAATTCGAACAATATCCATACATATTAAGATTTTTTGAAGACGATGGAATGGAAAAGTATATTTATACTATGACTATATTGTCTGTCTCCCTTCTGGTAGTAATAGTCATTGGGTTGATAGTGTCCATCACAATTATGTTACTGCCTCTTTCCGTTCGAAAGCGTTTAAGCGGGTTTATAGATTTCACTACTACTGCACCTGATTTACTCATTGTCTTCCTATTACAGTATTTAGTCATTTATTTATATAAAACATTTCATATCAAGCTTTTTCAGCTATACGGAGGTAATTATACCGAGCCATATTTCATGCCTATTGTTATTGTTAGTTTTGTACCTACTATTTTCTTGGTCCAATTTTTATTAAGAGAGTTTGCGAATGAAGAACAACAAGATTATGTATTATTTGCAATAGCAAAAGGGACGCCATTAAAAACCATTTACACGAAACATATCATCCGCAACATTATTCCTTTATTACTCATCCACCTAAGAACCGTTATTTGGTTTCTATTATCAAGTATTATAGTAGTTGAGTATTTATTTAACATACATGGGTATGTGGATGTGTTACGTTCCATGTATGGGACAAGAGCCATCTCTTTTGTTTTTGGTTTTCTCCTTTTTGCTGTACCTGTTATTATCGCCAATATCATTGCTAAAATTGTAATGATGTCAAAAAATAGAAAAGGAACTAGCAGTGTATGA
- a CDS encoding ABC transporter permease subunit → MYTKKIFLPIRFIVILVGFISAVNLPILLTFNPYQLKVEFRLSFFKEYVLSNLSWFTHANEYPWILQYFEGDGIHRYLYTMSLLGIALFIVIILSLIIATGIMLLPLTIQKRFKGFIDFSTTVPDLLIIALIQYLVFFLFKTYNFRLLRLYGGVETEPYFVPIFIVIFVPTLFLTQLILKEYSSEELQDYVLFAKAKGLSLRTIYIKHIFRNIIPLILIHLKYIVWFLLSSIYVIEHILNIKGYSAALTYMYGTRVVLFVVGLLLFSLPLVIVSAVGYVVKLIMKRKETPSI, encoded by the coding sequence TTGTATACGAAGAAAATATTTTTACCTATAAGATTTATAGTTATTCTAGTAGGTTTTATTTCTGCTGTAAATTTACCTATCCTATTAACATTTAATCCTTATCAATTAAAAGTTGAGTTTAGGCTTAGTTTTTTTAAGGAATATGTATTAAGCAACTTAAGTTGGTTTACCCATGCAAATGAATATCCATGGATTTTACAGTACTTTGAAGGAGATGGCATCCATAGATATCTGTATACCATGTCGTTACTAGGTATTGCATTATTCATCGTAATCATTCTCAGTTTGATCATCGCAACAGGCATCATGCTCCTACCATTAACTATCCAAAAGCGGTTTAAAGGTTTTATAGACTTCTCCACGACAGTACCAGATTTGCTTATTATCGCTCTAATACAATACCTTGTATTCTTTCTGTTTAAAACGTACAATTTTAGGCTTTTACGACTATATGGTGGAGTGGAAACAGAACCATATTTTGTACCAATATTCATCGTGATTTTTGTTCCAACACTTTTTTTAACACAGCTGATTTTAAAAGAATATTCTTCAGAAGAACTCCAGGATTATGTTCTGTTTGCAAAGGCTAAAGGTCTTTCATTAAGAACGATTTATATCAAACATATTTTTAGAAATATTATTCCATTAATACTCATTCATTTAAAATACATAGTTTGGTTTCTACTTTCAAGTATTTACGTGATAGAACACATTCTTAATATCAAAGGCTATAGTGCTGCTCTGACTTACATGTACGGAACTAGGGTTGTTCTTTTTGTTGTAGGGCTTCTCCTTTTCTCCCTACCTCTTGTTATTGTGAGCGCAGTTGGTTATGTAGTAAAACTTATAATGAAAAGAAAGGAAACACCTAGTATATGA
- a CDS encoding ABC transporter permease subunit, translating to MKGINMVKRLFLLIVQCLVGVEVLILIAVFPELFKNLTFNGSPYLQAVYDLNIKLFTFGDFLLWDQKNSVFPVIFYKYMVSMKMLGLSFLTACLIAFIIAYVGLIFFKSKLKYIKSFLEILESIPDLMIILLLQFAVIIVYKKTGIKLAQVVTVREEAILLPVISLSVPISLYITKVLIHYIEEELEKHYVMLAKAKGFTFSYILNIHVLRNIADGMFGTSKMIFWSMLSTLLVIDYLFNMNGLLRVMLTAVDPFIIGCILIFVPFFVIFRIYEWVSFENRKDTQ from the coding sequence ATGAAAGGTATAAATATGGTTAAAAGATTGTTCTTACTCATTGTTCAGTGTCTTGTCGGGGTTGAAGTACTAATATTAATTGCTGTTTTCCCAGAGTTATTTAAAAATTTAACCTTTAACGGTTCTCCATATCTGCAAGCTGTTTATGATTTAAATATAAAATTATTTACGTTTGGAGATTTCTTATTATGGGACCAGAAGAATTCTGTATTTCCGGTTATTTTTTATAAATACATGGTTTCGATGAAAATGTTAGGTTTAAGCTTTTTAACAGCCTGTTTGATTGCCTTCATAATTGCGTATGTGGGTCTTATATTTTTCAAAAGTAAATTAAAGTATATTAAAAGCTTCCTAGAGATCCTCGAGTCTATACCTGACCTAATGATTATTTTGTTACTGCAATTTGCGGTTATCATAGTTTATAAGAAAACTGGTATTAAGCTGGCCCAAGTTGTTACCGTAAGAGAAGAAGCGATTCTTCTCCCAGTCATCAGTTTAAGTGTCCCTATCAGTCTATACATAACAAAAGTACTAATTCATTACATTGAAGAAGAATTAGAGAAGCATTATGTCATGCTGGCGAAAGCAAAGGGCTTTACCTTTTCATATATCCTAAATATCCATGTTCTTAGAAATATTGCGGATGGGATGTTTGGAACATCAAAAATGATATTCTGGTCTATGCTTTCAACTCTATTAGTGATTGATTACTTGTTTAATATGAATGGCCTGCTTAGAGTGATGTTAACGGCTGTAGATCCATTTATTATCGGATGCATCCTGATTTTTGTTCCATTTTTTGTTATTTTTCGGATTTATGAATGGGTGAGTTTTGAAAACAGAAAGGATACACAATAA
- a CDS encoding ABC transporter permease subunit — protein MDRPPYAPFTEYVLGSDPFGYDLVHLMVEGAKWTIGITITIVILRMLFSIILASFIYSLNNRIYSCIKTIFEPFSVVPQTIIAYFILFSVLWMPLDGFHTPFWLRASFQVFILVALAIPSLTIHISGEMRHVEKEDFIEVSRTLGSSKRYIFFKHIIPHVYEKWIISFGQQFIQTLQLLAHLGFMKLFFGGTHYPDDDTPPRTISYEWSGVIGGDISYLYSLQPWIVLVPIGFFIVTAISVALINQSVKAYFENKTMVRLKKDN, from the coding sequence GTGGATCGTCCGCCTTATGCGCCATTCACCGAGTATGTATTAGGTTCTGATCCTTTTGGCTATGATCTTGTACATTTGATGGTGGAGGGGGCAAAATGGACAATAGGTATTACAATCACAATCGTCATTCTCAGGATGTTATTTTCAATCATATTGGCGTCCTTCATTTATTCTTTAAACAATCGGATCTATAGCTGTATAAAAACTATTTTCGAACCATTCTCGGTTGTACCTCAGACCATTATTGCATACTTTATTTTGTTTAGTGTTTTATGGATGCCACTTGATGGCTTTCATACTCCCTTTTGGTTACGAGCATCCTTTCAAGTATTTATTTTAGTCGCTCTTGCCATTCCGAGCTTAACCATTCACATATCGGGTGAAATGAGGCATGTTGAAAAAGAAGATTTCATTGAAGTCTCAAGAACACTAGGTTCTAGTAAGCGCTATATCTTTTTTAAACATATAATCCCACATGTGTATGAAAAATGGATCATATCATTTGGCCAACAATTTATTCAGACTTTACAGCTTCTCGCTCATCTTGGATTTATGAAGCTATTCTTTGGAGGAACCCACTATCCGGACGATGACACGCCTCCTCGGACAATTTCCTATGAATGGTCTGGTGTGATTGGCGGAGATATCAGTTATCTTTATTCACTGCAGCCGTGGATTGTCTTAGTTCCAATCGGATTCTTTATTGTTACGGCCATTAGTGTTGCACTAATAAACCAATCAGTTAAAGCTTATTTTGAAAATAAAACGATGGTTCGTTTAAAAAAAGATAATTAA
- a CDS encoding EAL domain-containing protein: protein MIEEISFGILDLFLIFLLCIVVVFCIITSKRFTKQKKQLLLNEQYYRSLFEQNPDVVITFDLNGMFISANKAVSSIFGYSLDDLINKPFIPLIVPNDLEKALLQFNTTINGESSNYECSVYDKNGKQRKINVTNIPIYLNKKITGVYSIIKDITEHNSAQLNLVEAEAKYRSLVENSQVGVYILQDGKIVYVNPRLCEMTGYTYEEVIGFNLTNLILPEDLPTVHKNVQKLFTNEMISMTDQFRIVCKDKRIVSLEVFGSKIEYEGKDAIIGTIIDITDRKNTELMIKHMAYHDQLTDLPNRYLLKEKVDELIRESSEYPNVFSLLFLDLDRFKIVNDTMGHEIGDKLLVEVSSRLRNCLDEKDIISRYGGDEFTILLPQSTVDRAREVAKGILTSLSNPLQLNYHEVFVTPSIGISMFPEHGLTYDMLIKHADLAMYFAKSLGKNNYQFYTNDLIDQSQHELDLEIKLRKALERNEFILYYQPQINLLTNQIIGAEALIRWVHPEKGLISPAEFIPVAEETGLIIQLGEWALRTACYQNKKWQDKGLPPITIAVNISAKQFFQSNLAEIVEKILFETGLEARYLELEITESMTMDVERAITTLVDLKKIGVKVSMDDFGTGYSSLNYLKKFPIDKLKVDQSFIRDSTTDPNDETIVKTIIAMAHNLKLQVIAEGVETKEHVYFLLEQKCTEAQGYFFSKPVSTKEFEKLYIIEETRS from the coding sequence ATGATAGAGGAGATATCCTTTGGCATTTTAGATTTGTTTCTTATTTTTTTATTATGTATTGTAGTTGTTTTTTGCATTATTACCTCTAAAAGGTTCACTAAGCAGAAAAAACAACTTCTATTAAATGAGCAGTACTATAGATCTTTGTTTGAACAAAACCCAGACGTAGTGATTACCTTTGACCTAAATGGAATGTTTATAAGTGCCAATAAAGCGGTATCTTCCATATTTGGGTATTCTCTAGATGATTTGATTAATAAACCATTTATCCCCCTTATTGTTCCAAATGACTTGGAGAAAGCATTATTACAATTTAATACAACGATTAATGGTGAATCTTCCAATTATGAATGTTCCGTTTATGATAAGAATGGAAAGCAAAGGAAGATAAACGTAACTAATATTCCCATCTATTTAAATAAAAAAATTACCGGTGTCTATTCTATTATCAAAGACATAACTGAGCATAATAGCGCACAGCTTAATCTAGTAGAAGCAGAGGCAAAATATAGGAGTCTTGTAGAAAATTCGCAGGTGGGGGTTTATATTTTACAAGACGGCAAGATTGTTTATGTAAATCCACGATTATGTGAGATGACAGGCTATACGTACGAAGAAGTCATTGGATTTAATCTAACGAACTTAATTTTACCAGAGGATTTACCAACCGTTCATAAAAATGTTCAAAAGTTGTTTACCAATGAAATGATAAGTATGACTGATCAATTTAGAATAGTTTGTAAGGATAAAAGAATTGTTTCTTTAGAAGTATTCGGATCAAAAATTGAATATGAAGGAAAAGATGCAATAATTGGAACCATAATTGATATTACTGATCGAAAAAATACCGAACTAATGATAAAACATATGGCATACCATGATCAGTTAACTGACCTTCCCAATCGCTATCTGTTAAAGGAAAAGGTAGATGAATTAATAAGAGAATCAAGTGAATATCCTAACGTTTTTTCCTTATTATTTCTTGATTTAGATCGTTTTAAAATTGTCAATGATACAATGGGCCATGAAATAGGGGATAAATTACTCGTTGAGGTATCCTCTAGATTAAGAAATTGCTTAGATGAAAAAGATATTATATCCAGGTATGGAGGAGATGAATTTACCATTCTTCTTCCACAGTCTACTGTCGACCGAGCACGGGAAGTGGCAAAAGGTATTTTAACTAGCTTATCTAACCCGTTGCAATTAAATTATCATGAAGTCTTTGTTACTCCTAGTATAGGTATCAGTATGTTTCCTGAGCATGGGTTAACATATGATATGCTCATTAAACATGCAGACTTAGCGATGTACTTTGCAAAGAGCTTAGGGAAAAATAACTATCAATTTTACACCAATGATTTAATAGATCAATCACAACACGAGTTAGATTTAGAAATCAAATTAAGGAAAGCATTGGAACGGAATGAGTTCATCTTATACTATCAGCCACAAATCAATCTACTAACGAATCAGATAATAGGTGCGGAAGCATTGATTCGTTGGGTGCATCCTGAGAAGGGGCTAATTTCACCAGCTGAGTTTATCCCAGTGGCTGAGGAAACTGGTCTCATCATTCAATTAGGTGAATGGGCACTACGGACAGCTTGCTACCAAAACAAGAAATGGCAGGATAAAGGCTTACCACCTATCACGATAGCGGTAAACATATCGGCTAAACAATTTTTTCAATCAAACTTAGCTGAAATCGTCGAAAAGATACTTTTTGAAACAGGTCTTGAAGCAAGGTATTTAGAGCTTGAAATAACAGAAAGTATGACAATGGACGTTGAACGAGCGATAACAACGCTGGTAGATTTGAAGAAAATTGGTGTGAAAGTAAGTATGGATGACTTTGGCACAGGATACAGCTCGCTTAACTATCTAAAAAAGTTTCCCATTGATAAACTAAAAGTAGACCAATCCTTCATACGTGATAGTACAACTGACCCGAATGATGAGACCATTGTGAAGACGATCATTGCGATGGCTCATAACCTAAAACTACAGGTTATCGCAGAGGGCGTGGAAACAAAAGAACATGTCTATTTTCTGCTTGAACAAAAATGCACCGAAGCACAAGGGTATTTTTTCAGCAAACCAGTCTCCACCAAAGAATTTGAAAAACTTTATATTATAGAAGAAACTCGGAGTTAA
- a CDS encoding HAD family hydrolase, whose protein sequence is MIKAIFFDLDDTLLWDQKSVKEAFAATCRLAEVRYGLSADQLEEAVRDAARNLYSSYETFAFTQMIGINPFEGLWGDFLDDTEEFKKMKEIVPTYRKDAWTSGLSAMGIDDPEFGMELAERFPQERRNYPFVYDETFKILDGLKGNYQLLLLTNGSPDLQNTKLSITPELVPYFDHIVISGDFGRGKPDPSIFEHALSRMSLKKDEVIMVGDNLMTDVLGANRAGIKTVWINRHDKQRNEVIPTFEIKHLEDLYPILEKLNRN, encoded by the coding sequence ATGATAAAAGCCATTTTTTTTGATTTAGATGATACGCTACTGTGGGACCAAAAAAGTGTAAAAGAAGCCTTTGCAGCAACATGTAGATTAGCAGAGGTGAGGTACGGCCTTTCTGCAGATCAACTTGAGGAAGCTGTTCGTGATGCAGCTAGAAACTTATATTCTTCCTATGAAACGTTTGCGTTTACACAAATGATTGGGATTAATCCTTTTGAAGGATTATGGGGGGATTTTTTAGATGATACGGAAGAGTTTAAGAAAATGAAAGAAATTGTACCCACCTATCGAAAAGATGCTTGGACATCAGGATTATCAGCAATGGGTATTGATGACCCTGAATTTGGAATGGAGTTAGCAGAGCGGTTTCCCCAGGAGCGGCGAAACTATCCATTTGTCTATGATGAAACGTTTAAGATTCTAGATGGCTTAAAAGGAAACTATCAACTTCTTCTATTAACAAATGGATCTCCTGATCTTCAAAATACGAAACTATCCATTACACCTGAATTGGTTCCATATTTTGATCATATTGTTATTTCTGGTGATTTTGGTCGAGGAAAGCCAGATCCTTCGATATTCGAGCATGCCTTATCACGTATGTCTTTGAAAAAGGACGAAGTTATAATGGTTGGTGATAACCTTATGACCGATGTACTTGGCGCAAACAGAGCTGGAATAAAAACTGTGTGGATTAACCGTCATGATAAACAACGAAATGAAGTCATTCCCACATTTGAAATTAAACATTTGGAAGACCTTTATCCTATATTAGAAAAATTAAATAGAAACTAA